The window ATGAGGATGATACCGAGTGTGAGGAAGTTAAGGTAGTTGAGTTGGCTATAGCGAGTACAATGGAGTCTAGGTTACCACCATGGTCTCATAATTATGAACCACTACCCAAGTCCATGGATACAAACACAAAGCCTTCATTAGAATCACCACCGACCCTTGATCTTATACCATTGCCATCTCATTTAAAGTATGCATTTTTGGGTACTAATGACACCTTGCCAGTTATTATTGGATTAGATTTAACAGGTTTGCAGGACCAGGCTTTAATGGATGTGCTTAATAAGTATAAGGATGCGGTGGGATGGACGATTTTGGATTTGAAAGGTATAAGTCCCTCTGTTTGTATGCATCGTATTGTTATAGATCCTGAGGTTAAATCTGCTCATGACactcaacgaaggttaaacccgaaTATGCAAGAGGTTGTGAAGAAAGAGGTTTTAAAGTGGTTGGATGCAGATATCATTTTCCCTATTTCAGATAGTGAGTGGGTGAGTCCCACTCAAACAGTACCAAAGAAAGCATGAATCACGGTTATGGAAACAGAGGAAGGAGAGAAGATTACAAATCGTCCCGTGACgtgttggagggtatgtattactTATACAAAATTAAATGATGCGACCTTCAAAAGACCGTTTCCATTTGCCTTTTATTGACCAAATCATTGAAAAGTTGTCGGGTCAAAAGTTTTATTGTTTCTTGGACGGGTATTCGAGATACGATCAAAAACCTATCCATCCAAATGACCAGGAGaaaacaacttttacttgtccatatGGAACTTATTCTTTTAGACGAATGCCTTTTTGTTTGTATAATGTACTCGCTACTTTTCAACGATGTATGATGAGTATTTTCTCGGAATTAATAGGCGAGTCATTGGAAATTTTTATGGATGATTTTTAAATTTTTGATAAGTCCTTTGAGTCATGTCTTAACATgtttaaaaaagtattaaaacggTGTACCGAGAGTAACATTTTCCTTAGTTGGGAAAAGACTTATTTCATGGTAAGGGAAAAAGGTGGTTTTGGGTCACATCGTGTCGGAAAGGGGATTTGAAGTGGATAAGGCTAAGGTGCAACTCATTTTGCTTTTTCTTGAACCCGAATTAGTGACAGTTTCCTTGTTTGACGGAACGTTGCCACCACCGACCAATGTTAAGGGGGTGAGATCATTTTTGGGTCATGCGCGATCTAATCGTAGGTTTATTAAAGACTTTAGTGTTATCTCTAAACCGTTATGCAATTTGTTGTTAAAAGATGCACCATTTGACTTTAATGATCAATGTAAGGAGGCTTTTAGTACCCTTAAGCGTAAGTTGACCGAGACACTTATTTTGCAATGGCCCGATTGGACCAAAACCTTTGAgattatgtgtgatgcaagtgactaTGCCGCTGGGACGGTATTAGGACAAAGGGTAGACAAGAAGCCAGTAGTcatatactatgctagtaagaccttTTCGAATGCCCAAATGAACTACACCACAACTAAGAAGGAACTATTAGCGATGGTATTTACTTTAGATAAGTTTAGATCATATTTGTGTGGATctaaagtgaaaggacccgtcctaatccacctggacgaagtcatcaacatttggtcccattgcgatgatcggctccaagtaatgtccttatattgagcaaatgcacagcggaagacttaattcgtacctgagaataaacatgctttaaagtgtcaaccaaaaggttggtgagttcataggtttatcataacaatcatttcaatatgttaatagaccacaagatttcataatcataaacataatacactcgcaagtgtatgtaaagcattctaagtggttgagcacttggtaaccatacttaacatttaatcaacgtcgcatattccctttattatgaaatctcactacaccgtaccaagtgtagtcaccaaaacgaagtactgtgcaaccgttgaatactggtcgtccagtccggttggggttgtcaggcccgatagatctatcaacaggattcgcgtttacaatacccatgtaaatagtagttaccaagctacagggaaatatggcagtggtacaactcaacgtagaatatatttttaagtacttgtgtctattttgtaaacatttataaaagcagcgcatgtattctcagcccaaaaatatatattgcaaaagcaattaaaaagagagcaaatgaaactcactttttccttgaaggtatttaattcgacttggtctccgatagatatcacgaacctaaccatatatataatatatcaacatattttctttttaagtaatcgttacatatatatatatatatatatatatatatatatatatatatatacttttaatacttttaatattttcttagtccgtagttagcagtccgatgttagtggtccataattagttgcttaaataaaataaataaagaccccatcgtattcgtattgatcagaattaatctcaacccatggtaccatgttgtcaaatgacgtgttgcgtacataaagtaccgtgttgtcaaatgacgtgttgcgtacaatcatgaggtcttatgattaatcttctcgcgttgtttacgggtggtcctgaaatatataaaaatcaaatcataagtaattatatataaaatatcatattaattagaaaagatatgattaatttactttttctccaaatattttcgtagctaaactagcttcggatacccaatcttgttttagtcgtagtttcttcattacaactctgtttttgttgattcaacttgccacttccttggatcgagtcaaattttaagaatatgaactgaaaataccttagtttgtattcaaaatcataggttataggtcaaactttggtgaaacttatgaaagtgatcattttccatcataaaaacaacatttaatgatcatttttctaaaaatacttacactttgagttaaaccatgaaatttttatgtgttaatatattcataagaaatatcatctttccagaacatgaacttccaattcaaagttcaagatggtttttaattatccaacccaaaacagcccccggttgcactccgacgacgtagattcagtttttaagatgttctttgtaaaaccaaattatatcttgttaggttagcatatcattatgatatattacaggtcttgaagtgttttaaaagtcaagttagaaggatctatttagtttgcgaacaagtttgaaatcattcaaactatgttcttgttgttaaaattttataccacaaaataagatagctatatgaatatgaattgaataagattatgaacaaggttactacctcaagttacttggacaaagttactgcaaaagat of the Rutidosis leptorrhynchoides isolate AG116_Rl617_1_P2 chromosome 5, CSIRO_AGI_Rlap_v1, whole genome shotgun sequence genome contains:
- the LOC139848982 gene encoding uncharacterized protein; translation: MERFLVPRPLHLWEEGSINILPFCLVERFELGLMKRTDIIIQLDNQSIKTPRGMLEDVIVKVEDFYYPVDFIVMDIEPRNRDAQPSIILGCPFLATINAHINYRMGSMNISFGNQKMRINIFNSLHASCLQDYYQVDIIDEQVEKYVSHLITNDLVEVFCLGDEDDTECEEVKVVELAIASTMESRLPPWSHNYEPLPKSMDTNTKPSLESPPTLDLIPLPSHLKYAFLGTNDTLPVIIGLDLTGLQDQALMDVLNKYKDAVGWTILDLKGISPSVCMHRIVIDPEVKSAHDTQRRLNPNMQEVVKKEVLKWLDADIIFPISDSEWVSPTQTVPKKA